In the Onychostoma macrolepis isolate SWU-2019 chromosome 09, ASM1243209v1, whole genome shotgun sequence genome, one interval contains:
- the gatd3 gene encoding glutamine amidotransferase-like class 1 domain-containing protein 3, mitochondrial isoform X2 produces the protein MSLRTMFALRSLSRPALLRYTAAAQFHASSHCSGAKVAVVLSGCGVYDGTEIHEASAILVHLSRAGAEAQMFAPDVSQMHVIDHGKGQPVENESRNVLSESARIARGNITDLAKLNVSNHDAVIFPGGFGAAKNLSTFAVDGKDCKVNKEVERVLKNFHNAGKPIGLCCISPVLAAKVLPGVDVTVGHEEEEGGKWPYAGTTQAITALGAKHTVKEVTESHVDKKNKVVTTPAFMCETKLHLIFDGIGAMVRDVLKLSGK, from the exons ATGTCCCTCCGCACCATGTTTGCGCTGCGCTCTCTGTCGCGTCCTGCGCTCCTCAGATATACCGCTGCTGCTCAGTTTCATGCGTCTTCACACTGCAGTGGCGCAAAAGTCGCTGTT GTGTTGTCAGGATGTGGTGTATATGATGGCACTGAAATCCATGAGGCATCAGC AATCCTTGTGCATCTAAGTCGGGCAGGTGCAGAGGCTCAGATGTTTGCTCCAGATGTGTCTCAGATGCATGTGATAGACCACGGCAAAGGTCAGCCTGTGGAGAATGAGTCAAG gaaCGTCTTATCAGAATCAGCACGTATCGCTAGGGGCAACATCACTGACCTGGCAAAACTGAATGTCAGTAATCATGATGCAGTCATCTTTCCTGGTGGTTTTGGTGCAGCTAAAAACCT GTCAACATTTGCTGTTGATGGAAAGGACTGTAAGGTGAACAAGGAAGTTGAGCGAGTTTTAAAGAACTTCCATAATGCAGGAAAGCCAATTGG GTTGTGCTGTATATCTCCAGTGCTGGCTGCGAAAGTTCTTCCTGGTGTGGATGTGACGGTGGGTCATGAGGAGGAAGAAGGTGGGAAGTGGCCATATGCTGGTACAACTCAAGCCATCACTGCACTGGGAGCCAAACATACTGTCAAAGAAGTCAC CGAATCCCATGTGGACAAGAAGAACAAGGTGGTGACCACACCTGCTTTCATGTGTGAAACAAAGTTGCACTTGATTTTTGATGGGATTGGTGCTATGGTGAGAGATGTCCTAAAGCTCAGCGGGAAGTGA
- the mxe gene encoding interferon-induced GTP-binding protein MxE isoform X1: MSASGSSKGRNKTSGLNQHYEEKVRPCIDLVDSLRSLGVEKDLNLPTIAVIGDQSSGKSSVLEALSGVALPRGTGIVTRCPLVLKLMKVTKDATWRGLLSYKGQKKKLKDPADVENAVLNAQIALAGQGEGISHEMITLEIQSNDVPDLTLIDLPGIARVATGNQPKDIEKQIKDLIEKFIKRQETISLVVVPANIDIATTEALQMAFKVDSTGQRTLGILTKPDLVDKGMEEMVVKTVNNQVIQLKKGYMIVKCRGQQDINEKLDLIKALEKERCFFDEHSHFRSLLEDGQATIPLLAERLTKELVQHITKTLPQLQNQLDVKLQKTSEDLKALGDGVPLDENEQSNFLIMKIRQFNDALEGVKRAEEDLKNSDVRVFTKSRQEFGKWKQILDDKSIKTEETLRDEVEEYVRTRRGKELPGFVNYRTFENIVKKHIEELEEPALKLLKDVTDIIHTCVDHTVNSHFNAFSNLLRAAKDPIEDFLEEQFQKSEEKIRSQFKMEKIVYSQDVLYSHQLEAVKKKIFASHFPSFLSADVREMAQHLTAYFTITRDRLANQIPLIVQYHMLDQYISQLQNAMLAMIGRNNPGNLLREDSGVANKRKDLKERLERLKNAGKVLSKFVHSA; this comes from the exons ATGTCTGCATCTGGTTCTTCAAAGGGGAGAAATAAAACCAGTGGTCTGAACCAGCATTATGAAGAGAAGGTGCGTCCATGCATCGACCTAGTGGACTCTCTCAGGTCTTTAGGTGTTGAAAAAGACCTGAACCTGCCAACTATTGCTGTCATAGGCGACCAGAGCTCAGGAAAGAGTTCAGTGCTGGAAGCCCTGTCTGGAGTGGCCCTGCCTAGAGGAACAG GTATTGTAACACGATGTCCTCTAGTGCTGAAACTGATGAAGGTTACAAAGGATGCTACCTGGCGAGGATTGTTGTCATATAagggccaaaaaaaaaaactaaaagaccCAGCAGATGTAGAAAATGCTGTCTTAAATG CACAGATAGCATTGGCTGGACAGGGTGAAGGGATCAGTCATGAGATGATCACTCTGGAGATCCAGTCCAATGACGTTCCTGACCTCACACTCATCGACTTGCCAGGCATTGCTAGAGTTGCCACTGGAAACCAGCCAAAAGACATAGAGAAACAA ATAAAAGATCTCATTGAAAAGTTCATTAAAAGACAAGAGACCATCAGCTTGGTTGTGGTGCCTGCGAACATTGACATCGCCACCACTGAGGCTCTGCAGATGGCCTTCAAAGTTGATTCAACTGGACAAAGGACCCTGG GTATTCTGACTAAGCCAGACTTGGTGGACAAAGGCATGGAGGAGATGGTGGTCAAAACAGTCAATAATCAAGTAATACAACTGAAGAAGGGCTACATGATTGTGAAGTGCAGAGGCCAGCAAGACATCAATGAGAAGCTCGATCTGATCAAAGCTCTAGAAAAAGAAAGATGTTTTTTTGATGAACATTCTCATTTCAG GTCTCTTCTAGAGGATGGACAAGCTACAATACCCCTTCTTGCAGAAAGACTCACAAAAGAATTGGTTCAACACATCACT AAAACGCTGCCTCAGTTACAGAATCAACTGGATGTGAAATTACAGAAGACATCTGAGGATCTTAAGGCACTGGGAGATGGAGTTCCTCTAGATGAAAATGAGCAGAGCAATTTTCTGATCATg AAAATTCGTCAGTTCAATGATGCCCTTGAAGGAGTAAAGAGAGCAGAGGAAGATCTAAAAAACTCAGACGTGAGGGTCTTCACCAAAAGCAGGCAGGAATTTGGAAAATGGAAACAAATCCTAGatgacaaaagcattaaaa CGGAGGAAACCCTCAGAGATGAGGTAGAAGAGTATGTTAGGACTCGCAGAGGAAAGGAGCTTCCTGGATTTGTGAACTATAGAACCTTTGAGAACATTGTCAAGAAGCACATTGAGGAGCTAGAGGAGCCTGCTTTAAAACTGCTCAAAGACGTCACTG ACATCATTCACACCTGTGTGGACCATACCGTTAACTCTCATTTTAATGCCTTCTCTAACCTGTTGAGGGCAGCAAAAGATCCAATTGAAGATTTTCTCGAAGAGCAATTTCAGAAATCTGAAGAGAAAATACGTTCTCAATTCAAGATGGAGAAGATTGTTTACTCTCAAGATGTTCTCTACAGTCACCAGCTAgaagctgtaaaaaaaaaaatcttcgcATCACATTTTCCTTCATTTCTCAGTGCAGATGTACGTGAGATGGCGCAGCATCTCACTGCCTATTTCACG ATTACCCGTGACCGTCTGGCTAACCAAATTCCACTGATAGTCCAGTACCACATGCTGGACCAGTACATCTCTCAGCTTCAGAATGCAATGCTTGCCATGATTGGAAGGAACAATCCAGGAAACCTGCTCCGAGAAGATTCTGGTGTTGCAAATAAAAGGAAAGACCTAAAAGAGCGATTGGAGCGCCTGAAGAATGCAGGCAAAGTCCTGTCCAAATTCGTGCATTCTGCATAA
- the mxe gene encoding interferon-induced GTP-binding protein MxE isoform X2 translates to MIALAGQGEGISHEMITLEIQSNDVPDLTLIDLPGIARVATGNQPKDIEKQIKDLIEKFIKRQETISLVVVPANIDIATTEALQMAFKVDSTGQRTLGILTKPDLVDKGMEEMVVKTVNNQVIQLKKGYMIVKCRGQQDINEKLDLIKALEKERCFFDEHSHFRSLLEDGQATIPLLAERLTKELVQHITKTLPQLQNQLDVKLQKTSEDLKALGDGVPLDENEQSNFLIMKIRQFNDALEGVKRAEEDLKNSDVRVFTKSRQEFGKWKQILDDKSIKTEETLRDEVEEYVRTRRGKELPGFVNYRTFENIVKKHIEELEEPALKLLKDVTDIIHTCVDHTVNSHFNAFSNLLRAAKDPIEDFLEEQFQKSEEKIRSQFKMEKIVYSQDVLYSHQLEAVKKKIFASHFPSFLSADVREMAQHLTAYFTITRDRLANQIPLIVQYHMLDQYISQLQNAMLAMIGRNNPGNLLREDSGVANKRKDLKERLERLKNAGKVLSKFVHSA, encoded by the exons ATG ATAGCATTGGCTGGACAGGGTGAAGGGATCAGTCATGAGATGATCACTCTGGAGATCCAGTCCAATGACGTTCCTGACCTCACACTCATCGACTTGCCAGGCATTGCTAGAGTTGCCACTGGAAACCAGCCAAAAGACATAGAGAAACAA ATAAAAGATCTCATTGAAAAGTTCATTAAAAGACAAGAGACCATCAGCTTGGTTGTGGTGCCTGCGAACATTGACATCGCCACCACTGAGGCTCTGCAGATGGCCTTCAAAGTTGATTCAACTGGACAAAGGACCCTGG GTATTCTGACTAAGCCAGACTTGGTGGACAAAGGCATGGAGGAGATGGTGGTCAAAACAGTCAATAATCAAGTAATACAACTGAAGAAGGGCTACATGATTGTGAAGTGCAGAGGCCAGCAAGACATCAATGAGAAGCTCGATCTGATCAAAGCTCTAGAAAAAGAAAGATGTTTTTTTGATGAACATTCTCATTTCAG GTCTCTTCTAGAGGATGGACAAGCTACAATACCCCTTCTTGCAGAAAGACTCACAAAAGAATTGGTTCAACACATCACT AAAACGCTGCCTCAGTTACAGAATCAACTGGATGTGAAATTACAGAAGACATCTGAGGATCTTAAGGCACTGGGAGATGGAGTTCCTCTAGATGAAAATGAGCAGAGCAATTTTCTGATCATg AAAATTCGTCAGTTCAATGATGCCCTTGAAGGAGTAAAGAGAGCAGAGGAAGATCTAAAAAACTCAGACGTGAGGGTCTTCACCAAAAGCAGGCAGGAATTTGGAAAATGGAAACAAATCCTAGatgacaaaagcattaaaa CGGAGGAAACCCTCAGAGATGAGGTAGAAGAGTATGTTAGGACTCGCAGAGGAAAGGAGCTTCCTGGATTTGTGAACTATAGAACCTTTGAGAACATTGTCAAGAAGCACATTGAGGAGCTAGAGGAGCCTGCTTTAAAACTGCTCAAAGACGTCACTG ACATCATTCACACCTGTGTGGACCATACCGTTAACTCTCATTTTAATGCCTTCTCTAACCTGTTGAGGGCAGCAAAAGATCCAATTGAAGATTTTCTCGAAGAGCAATTTCAGAAATCTGAAGAGAAAATACGTTCTCAATTCAAGATGGAGAAGATTGTTTACTCTCAAGATGTTCTCTACAGTCACCAGCTAgaagctgtaaaaaaaaaaatcttcgcATCACATTTTCCTTCATTTCTCAGTGCAGATGTACGTGAGATGGCGCAGCATCTCACTGCCTATTTCACG ATTACCCGTGACCGTCTGGCTAACCAAATTCCACTGATAGTCCAGTACCACATGCTGGACCAGTACATCTCTCAGCTTCAGAATGCAATGCTTGCCATGATTGGAAGGAACAATCCAGGAAACCTGCTCCGAGAAGATTCTGGTGTTGCAAATAAAAGGAAAGACCTAAAAGAGCGATTGGAGCGCCTGAAGAATGCAGGCAAAGTCCTGTCCAAATTCGTGCATTCTGCATAA
- the gatd3 gene encoding glutamine amidotransferase-like class 1 domain-containing protein 3, mitochondrial isoform X1 — translation MSLRTMFALRSLSRPALLRYTAAAQFHASSHCSGAKVAVVLSGCGVYDGTEIHEASAILVHLSRAGAEAQMFAPDVSQMHVIDHGKGQPVENESRNVLSESARIARGNITDLAKLNVSNHDAVIFPGGFGAAKNLSTFAVDGKDCKVNKEVERVLKNFHNAGKPIGLCCISPVLAAKVLPGVDVTVGHEEEEGGKWPYAGTTQAITALGAKHTVKEVTISYLNSLFSSLLFSSLLFSSLLFSSLLFSSLLFSLKSLKKSEL, via the exons ATGTCCCTCCGCACCATGTTTGCGCTGCGCTCTCTGTCGCGTCCTGCGCTCCTCAGATATACCGCTGCTGCTCAGTTTCATGCGTCTTCACACTGCAGTGGCGCAAAAGTCGCTGTT GTGTTGTCAGGATGTGGTGTATATGATGGCACTGAAATCCATGAGGCATCAGC AATCCTTGTGCATCTAAGTCGGGCAGGTGCAGAGGCTCAGATGTTTGCTCCAGATGTGTCTCAGATGCATGTGATAGACCACGGCAAAGGTCAGCCTGTGGAGAATGAGTCAAG gaaCGTCTTATCAGAATCAGCACGTATCGCTAGGGGCAACATCACTGACCTGGCAAAACTGAATGTCAGTAATCATGATGCAGTCATCTTTCCTGGTGGTTTTGGTGCAGCTAAAAACCT GTCAACATTTGCTGTTGATGGAAAGGACTGTAAGGTGAACAAGGAAGTTGAGCGAGTTTTAAAGAACTTCCATAATGCAGGAAAGCCAATTGG GTTGTGCTGTATATCTCCAGTGCTGGCTGCGAAAGTTCTTCCTGGTGTGGATGTGACGGTGGGTCATGAGGAGGAAGAAGGTGGGAAGTGGCCATATGCTGGTACAACTCAAGCCATCACTGCACTGGGAGCCAAACATACTGTCAAAGAAGTCACCATATCCTACCTGAACagtctcttctcttctcttctcttctcttctcttctcttctcttctcttctcttctcttctcttctcttctcttctcttctcttctcactTAAGTCActtaaaaagtcagaattataa
- the LOC131546769 gene encoding LOW QUALITY PROTEIN: interferon-induced GTP-binding protein Mx-like (The sequence of the model RefSeq protein was modified relative to this genomic sequence to represent the inferred CDS: inserted 1 base in 1 codon; substituted 1 base at 1 genomic stop codon) translates to MPRKADRESLTALSDMSPRVSSNGGNATSGLNQHYEEKVRPCIDLVDSLRSLGVEKDLNLPTIAVIGDQSSGKSSVLEALSGVALPRGTGIVTXCPLVLKLKKVTKNSTWHGLLSYKDQIKELKQPAEMENAVLNAQIALAGQGEGISYEMITLEIQSNDVPDLTLIDLPGIARVATGNQPKDIEKQIKDLIEKFIKRQETISLVLVPANIDIATTEALQMAFKVDSTGQRTLGILTKPDLVDKGMEETVVRTVNNQVIKLKKGYMIVKCRGQQDINEKLDLIKALEKERHFFDEHSHFRSLLEEGKATIPVLAERLTKELVEHITKMLPELQKQLEMKLEKTSEDFRALGDGVPFDEQEKSNFLITKISQFSDALEGVKKXLRNSDMRVFTKIRKEFATWKRVLDDKTIRTEETLRDEVEQYVRTRRGKELPGFVSYRTFENIVKKHIEELEEPALKLLKDVTDIIHSCVNRIVGSHFKAFSHLLRAAKEPVEDFLDDHFLRAEGKIHSQFKMERIVYSQDHLYSSQLETVKQKQSQTVLGHRAFVSADVREMAQHLTAYFTITSDRMANQIPLIVQYHMLDQYISQLQNAMLAMIGRNNPGILLQEDCTVARKRKELKERLGRLRSAGKVLSKFVHSA, encoded by the exons ATGCCAAGAAAAGCTGACCGTGAATCGCTCACCGCCCTAAGCG ACATGTCTCCGCGCGTTTCTTCAAATGGAGGAAATGCAACCAGTGGTCTGAACCAGCATTATGAAGAGAAGGTGCGTCCATGCATCGACCTAGTGGACTCTCTCAGGTCTTTAGGTGTTGAAAAAGACCTGAACCTGCCAACTATTGCTGTCATAGGTGACCAGAGCTCAGGAAAGAGTTCAGTGCTGGAAGCCCTGTCTGGAGTGGCCCTGCCTAGAGGAACAG GTATTGTAACCTGATGTCCTCTGGTACTGAAACTGAAGAAGGTTACGAAGAATTCTACCTGGCATGGATTGCTCTCATATAAGGATCAAATAAAGGAACTGAAGCAACCTGCAGAAATGGAGAATGCAGTCTTAAACG CTCAGATAGCATTGGCTGGACAGGGTGAAGGGATCAGTTATGAGATGATCACTCTGGAGATCCAGTCCAATGACGTTCCTGACCTCACACTCATCGACCTGCCAGGCATTGCTAGAGTTGCCACTGGAAACCAGCCAAAAGACATAGAGAAACAA ATAAAAGATCTCATTGAAAAGTTCATTAAAAGACAAGAGACCATCAGCTTGGTTTTGGTGCCTGCGAACATTGACATCGCCACCACTGAGGCTCTGCAGATGGCCTTCAAAGTTGATTCAACTGGACAAAGGACCCTGG GTATTCTGACTAAGCCAGACTTAGTGGATAAAGGCATGGAGGAGACGGTGGTCAGAACGGTCAATAATCAagtaataaaactgaaaaagggCTACATGATTGTGAAGTGCCGAGGCCAACAAGACATCAATGAGAAGCTCGATCTGATCAAAGCTCTagaaaaagaaagacatttttttGATGAACATTCTCATTTCAG GTCTCTTCTAGAGGAAGGAAAAGCTACAATACCCGTTCTTGCAGAAAGACTCACAAAAGAATTGGTTgaacacattact AAAATGCTGCCAGAGTTGCAGAAACAACTTGAGATGAAATTAGAGAAGACGTCTGAGGATTTTAGAGCACTGGGAGATGGAGTTCCTTTTGATGAACAAGAGAAGAGCAATTTTCTGATTACA AAAATTAGCCAGTTCAGTGATGCCCTCGAAGGAGTAAAGA ATCTAAGAAACTCAGATATGAGGGTCTTCACCAAAATCAGAAAGGAATTTGCTACATGGAAGCGCGttctggatgacaaaaccataAGGA CGGAGGAAACCCTCAGAGATGAGGTAGAGCAGTATGTTAGGACTCGCAGAGGAAAGGAGCTTCCTGGATTTGTGAGCTATAGAACCTTTGAGAACATTGTCAAGAAACACATTGAGGAGCTAGAGGAGCCTGCTTTAAAACTGCTCAAAGACGTCACTG ACATTATTCATTCCTGTGTAAACCGCATTGTTGGCTCTCATTTCAAGGCCTTCTCTCATCTGTTAAGGGCTGCTAAAGAACCAGTTGAAGATTTTCTTGATGATCATTTTCTGAGAGCTGAGGGGAAAATACATTCTCAGTTTAAGATGGAGAGGATTGTGTACTCTCAAGACCATCTCTACAGCAGTCAGCTTGaaactgtaaaacaaaaacaaagccaaaCAGTTCTTGGGCATAGGGCGTTCGTCAGTGCAGATGTTCGCGAGATGGCGCAGCATCTCACTGCCTATTTCACG ATTACCTCTGACCGAATGGCTAACCAAATTCCACTGATAGTCCAGTACCACATGCTGGACCAGTACATCTCTCAGCTTCAGAATGCAATGCTTGCCATGATTGGAAGGAATAATCCAGGAATCCTGCTCCAAGAAGATTGCACTGTTGCACGTAAAAGGAAAGAACTGAAAGAGAGACTGGGACGCCTGAGGAGTGCAGGGAAAGTCCTGTCCAAATTTGTGCATTCTGCATAA